A single genomic interval of Vulpes vulpes isolate BD-2025 chromosome 3, VulVul3, whole genome shotgun sequence harbors:
- the KCNJ3 gene encoding G protein-activated inward rectifier potassium channel 1 isoform X2 has translation MSALRRKFGDDYQVVTTSSSGAGLQPQGPGPGPQQQLVPKKKRQRFVDKNGRCNVQHGNLGSETSRYLSDLFTTLVDLKWRWNLFIFILTYTVAWLFMASMWWVIAYTRGDLNKAHVGNYTPCVANVYNFPSAFLFFIETEATIGYGYRYITDKCPEGIILFLFQSILGSIVDAFLIGCMFIKMSQPKKRAETLMFSEHAVISMRDGKLTLMFRVGNLRNSHMVSAQIRCKLLKG, from the coding sequence ATGTCTGCGCTCCGCAGGAAATTTGGGGACGACTACCAGGTAGTGACCACCTCGTCCAGCGGCGCGGGCTTGCAGCCCCAggggccgggcccgggcccgCAGCAGCAGCTTGTGCCCAAGAAGAAGCGGCAGCGGTTCGTGGACAAGAACGGCCGGTGCAATGTGCAGCACGGCAACCTGGGCAGCGAGACGAGCCGCTACCTGTCGGACCTCTTCACCACGCTGGTGGACCTCAAGTGGCGCTGGAACCTCTTCATCTTCATCCTCACCTACACCGTGGCCTGGCTCTTCATGGCGTCCATGTGGTGGGTGATCGCCTACACCCGGGGCGACCTGAACAAAGCCCACGTCGGCAACTACACGCCCTGCGTGGCCAATGTCTACAACTTCCCGTCCGCCTTCCTCTTCTTCATCGAGACCGAGGCCACCATCGGCTATGGCTACCGCTACATCACCGACAAGTGCCCCGAGGGcatcatcctcttcctcttccagtccATCCTGGGCTCCATCGTGGACGCCTTCCTCATCGGCTGCATGTTCATCAAGATGTCCCAGCCCAAGAAGCGCGCCGAGACCCTGATGTTCAGCGAGCACGCGGTCATCTCCATGAGGGACGGGAAGCTCACGCTCATGTTCCGGGTGGGCAACCTGCGCAACAGCCACATGGTGTCGGCGCAGATCCGCTGCAAGCTGCTCAAG